One part of the Entelurus aequoreus isolate RoL-2023_Sb linkage group LG05, RoL_Eaeq_v1.1, whole genome shotgun sequence genome encodes these proteins:
- the mink1 gene encoding misshapen-like kinase 1 isoform X4 — MSENAPSRSLDDIDLAALRDPAGIFELVEVVGNGTYGQVYKGRHVKTGQLAAIKVMDVTEEEEEEIKAEINMLKKYSHHRNIATYYGAFVKKSPPGHDDQLWLVMEFCGAGSVTDLVKNTKGSSLKEDWIAYICREILRGLSHLHAHKVIHRDIKGQNVLLTENAEVKLVDFGVSAQLDRTVGRRNTFIGTPYWMAPEVIACDENPDSTYDYRSDIWSLGITAIEMAEGAPRWNRSFPPHAGAGSQNLLRSPCIRSPRGEWMQTSLPPCSPLPGRCTLTV; from the exons GATCCAGCTGGAATCTTTGAGCTGGTTGAGGTTGTCGGCAATGGGACATATGGACAAGTGTACAAG GGTCGCCATGTGAAGACAGGCCAGCTGGCGGCCATCAAGGTGATGGATGTcacagaggaggaagaagaggagatcAAAGCTGAAATCAACATGCTGAAAAAATACAGCCACCACCGCAACATAGCCACGTATTATGGTGCCTTCGTCAAGAAGAGCCCCCCAGGACACGATGACCAGCTTTGG TTGGTGATGGAGTTCTGTGGGGCGGGCTCAGTAACTGACTTGGTTAAAAACACTAAAGGCAGTTCACTAAAGGAGGACTGGATTGCGTACATCTGCAGAGAGATTCTAAGG ggCCTTTCCCATCTACATGCACATAAAGTCATCCACAGAGACATTAAGGGCCAGAATGTTCTGCTCACAGAGAATGCAGAGGTGAAACTAG TTGATTTTGGAGTTAGTGCTCAGCTTGACAGGACGGTGGGGCGTAGAAACACTTTCATTGGCACGCCTTACTGGATGGCGCCAGAAGTCATTGCCTGCGATGAAAACCCTGACTCGACCTACGACTACAGG AGTGACATTTGGTCCTTGGGAATTACCGCAATCGAAATGGCCGAAGGAGCACCTC gctggaaccggtcattcccgccgcacgcaggagccgggtcgcagaacctcctacgaagcccctgcatccgatctccacggggtgaatggatgcagaccagcctccccccttgcagtcctctgccaggtcgctgtactttgaccgtttga
- the mink1 gene encoding misshapen-like kinase 1 isoform X5, whose amino-acid sequence MSENAPSRSLDDIDLAALRDPAGIFELVEVVGNGTYGQVYKGRHVKTGQLAAIKVMDVTEEEEEEIKAEINMLKKYSHHRNIATYYGAFVKKSPPGHDDQLWLVMEFCGAGSVTDLVKNTKGSSLKEDWIAYICREILRGLSHLHAHKVIHRDIKGQNVLLTENAEVKLVDFGVSAQLDRTVGRRNTFIGTPYWMAPEVIACDENPDSTYDYRSDIWSLGITAIEMAEGAPHGQLTHCNQASIVVSWQAACGDRLHESLWSALQAGEQSDNPH is encoded by the exons GATCCAGCTGGAATCTTTGAGCTGGTTGAGGTTGTCGGCAATGGGACATATGGACAAGTGTACAAG GGTCGCCATGTGAAGACAGGCCAGCTGGCGGCCATCAAGGTGATGGATGTcacagaggaggaagaagaggagatcAAAGCTGAAATCAACATGCTGAAAAAATACAGCCACCACCGCAACATAGCCACGTATTATGGTGCCTTCGTCAAGAAGAGCCCCCCAGGACACGATGACCAGCTTTGG TTGGTGATGGAGTTCTGTGGGGCGGGCTCAGTAACTGACTTGGTTAAAAACACTAAAGGCAGTTCACTAAAGGAGGACTGGATTGCGTACATCTGCAGAGAGATTCTAAGG ggCCTTTCCCATCTACATGCACATAAAGTCATCCACAGAGACATTAAGGGCCAGAATGTTCTGCTCACAGAGAATGCAGAGGTGAAACTAG TTGATTTTGGAGTTAGTGCTCAGCTTGACAGGACGGTGGGGCGTAGAAACACTTTCATTGGCACGCCTTACTGGATGGCGCCAGAAGTCATTGCCTGCGATGAAAACCCTGACTCGACCTACGACTACAGG AGTGACATTTGGTCCTTGGGAATTACCGCAATCGAAATGGCCGAAGGAGCACCTC ATGGACAGCTGACTCATTGTAATCAAGCGAGTATAGTCGTGAGCTGGCAAGCCGCCTGTGGAGACCGATTGCATGAATCTCTCTGGTCTGCTTTGCAGGCGGGGGAGCAGTCTGACAATCCTCACTAA